The following are encoded together in the uncultured Methanobrevibacter sp. genome:
- a CDS encoding ClC family H(+)/Cl(-) exchange transporter, with product MKTLEKTLKSVSENPKYIFQLTIQGMMVGVFAGLMVCLYRFLLAGSEHILRNYLNIIHGNVLYIILFFIALAVMGLLIDWLTKWEADSAGSGIPQVYAEVKGHMEANWAKVLFSKIVAGLLTALGGLSLGPEGPSVQIGGMAGKGIAKLFKGSKTDEIRLILVGSAVGITAAFNAPLAGVIFVFEEINHGFDKTLIFIALVSAIVSDFTSKMIFGQSTILNFPVLNIPLESFWILVILGFIIGVLGYIYNVGMIKSSDFVNNLKIPSWLKFVLVFMLSGVVALSIPEISDGGHFMMDMLGVAIPSLSVLVLLLILKYIFSMFSFSSGAPGGIFLPILVLGAYIGAVFGSIVVPAFGWQHELIYKFIIISMAGFFAATVRSPITGIVLLAEMSGSTESLVAMIIVSLMAYMVPTLLGNEPIYESLYDRLLLKKNREYVSKPSKHVLSEYVVPLDCNYINFKIKDIPFPKNAIVVSVIRNGKYMIPTEDFHINYGDQINILTDSNDYPYVREEIEELFGG from the coding sequence ATGAAAACTCTTGAAAAAACACTAAAATCTGTAAGTGAAAATCCAAAATATATCTTCCAATTAACGATTCAGGGAATGATGGTCGGTGTATTTGCAGGATTGATGGTTTGCTTATACAGATTTTTACTTGCAGGTTCAGAACACATTTTAAGAAACTATTTAAACATAATACATGGAAATGTGTTATACATTATATTATTTTTTATAGCACTTGCCGTTATGGGTCTTTTGATAGATTGGTTAACCAAATGGGAAGCTGACTCTGCAGGCAGCGGAATTCCTCAGGTTTATGCTGAAGTTAAAGGTCATATGGAAGCCAATTGGGCGAAGGTTCTGTTTTCTAAAATTGTGGCAGGTTTATTGACTGCTCTTGGTGGGTTGTCTTTAGGTCCTGAAGGTCCGTCAGTTCAAATTGGTGGTATGGCGGGAAAAGGTATCGCTAAATTGTTTAAAGGCTCAAAAACTGATGAGATTAGATTGATTTTAGTTGGTTCTGCAGTAGGTATTACAGCTGCATTCAATGCTCCGCTTGCCGGTGTGATATTTGTTTTTGAAGAAATCAATCACGGTTTTGATAAGACTTTAATTTTCATAGCTCTAGTGTCTGCAATTGTTTCTGATTTTACATCAAAAATGATTTTTGGCCAATCAACAATCCTGAATTTTCCTGTTTTAAATATTCCTCTTGAATCATTTTGGATTCTAGTTATCCTTGGTTTTATAATCGGTGTTTTAGGTTATATTTATAATGTAGGGATGATAAAGTCAAGCGATTTTGTAAATAATCTTAAAATCCCTTCATGGCTTAAATTTGTTTTGGTTTTTATGCTATCCGGTGTTGTTGCACTCTCAATTCCAGAAATAAGTGATGGGGGACACTTTATGATGGATATGCTGGGTGTTGCAATTCCATCTTTAAGCGTTTTGGTCCTATTGTTGATTTTAAAATACATATTTTCAATGTTTTCATTTTCATCAGGCGCTCCAGGTGGAATCTTTTTGCCTATTTTGGTATTGGGGGCTTATATTGGTGCAGTGTTCGGTTCAATTGTTGTTCCTGCATTCGGATGGCAGCATGAGTTGATTTATAAATTCATAATCATCTCAATGGCGGGATTTTTCGCAGCTACTGTAAGGTCTCCAATTACAGGCATTGTGCTTCTTGCGGAAATGTCCGGTTCAACAGAGTCTCTTGTTGCAATGATAATAGTATCATTGATGGCATATATGGTTCCTACACTTTTAGGTAACGAGCCGATTTATGAATCATTGTATGACAGGTTGCTGTTGAAGAAAAATAGGGAATATGTAAGTAAACCTTCAAAACATGTTTTAAGCGAGTATGTGGTTCCGCTGGATTGCAATTATATAAATTTTAAGATTAAAGATATTCCATTTCCTAAAAATGCAATTGTAGTGTCTGTAATTCGCAATGGCAAATATATGATACCGACTGAAGATTTCCATATCAACTATGGCGATCAAATAAATATACTGACAGACAGTAATGACTATCCTTATGTTAGAGAAGAAATTGAAGAATTGTTTGGTGGTTAG
- a CDS encoding transposase yields MTALIPTKQQNRENSGNLPDNPFAIDYFVFDEYKNVFICPNNEELTLDGAYHAPQEKGGGNKIKLVYSNYQACKNCKYKGKCYTTNHRTITRYVHEVTYKVERLMSTKDGIKDYKLRSKTVEAHNGTFKRIYNYDCLPIIGLKRVQNLMFTIVASYNLIRLFNLIKVNKMDLHSVISSIKFISLS; encoded by the coding sequence ATAACTGCTTTAATTCCAACAAAACAGCAAAATAGAGAGAATTCAGGTAATCTACCTGACAATCCATTTGCTATAGATTATTTTGTTTTTGATGAATATAAAAATGTTTTCATTTGTCCCAATAATGAAGAATTAACTCTTGATGGGGCATATCATGCTCCACAAGAAAAAGGTGGGGGAAATAAAATCAAATTGGTCTATTCCAACTATCAAGCCTGCAAAAATTGCAAATATAAAGGAAAATGCTACACAACTAATCATAGAACAATAACTAGGTATGTTCACGAAGTTACGTACAAAGTTGAAAGATTAATGTCCACTAAAGATGGAATAAAAGACTATAAGTTACGTTCAAAGACTGTTGAAGCACATAATGGGACTTTCAAAAGAATTTACAACTATGATTGCCTTCCAATAATTGGATTAAAAAGAGTACAAAACCTAATGTTCACAATTGTAGCTTCCTACAACTTAATAAGATTGTTTAATCTTATTAAAGTGAATAAAATGGATTTACACTCGGTTATTAGTTCAATAAAATTCATATCACTATCTTAA
- a CDS encoding peptidoglycan-binding protein: MYYKNKFFIIGLLLFVALLAISAVSAVENTTDIATVDSDMSGNEIQSYSNDDAVKQVNEKEIIGKIDNGTFSDLQTKIDAVGVGGVVNLENNYAYDDSFSNNGITITNPITINGNGFTINGMGQSRIFNITSLNNVILNNITFMNGNSNLGGAIILNGDVSGIGIDNCKFINNTATQNGGAIYAKGAFINSTVKNSEFASNIAAKNGGAIYFLINSSGNLFENIAFSNNRANGADGGAINFHAQLTKTTFNNLTFLNNHAANGGGAINTDHNVNDNNSYANSTFINNRAKNGGAFNGYGYSNYNSFETCVFINNSASNHGGAIYYSRNIERNTLNNCVFVNNSAKANGGALYSYRNSNYNKYNNTVFIGNVATNNGGAIYNRGYSDSETYNKCVFINNSALSVDGGCINVYANLAGVVFDNVLFINNSAAGNGGAINVDDDAKYVIFFETAFINNTAGKNGGALSFDNSKRNMLENTFFIQNQADIEGSAIHISKNMSEDKVIRSYFINNSAYGAVIDVNGTINSNFEAIFVNNTGNAVIRLNFANDTNISDGVFLGNIVESTIAINSSNNTNVNNNVFLNNESTYEIMAGKGLNADYNWFGNNATNYDAQPNIKGDVDYDTWLFLNATASPNNITVFDTSNVVFLLYNYNSTSGEIYEHYLLGSVELTITATNGDVNDTFASLGEAIEFDSTTSGIAGVTASMGGAKHTINLMVKKLPTQLTANPVTAIFNVNKNMLITLTDINGNAISGAQITVNLNGAKKYTTDKNGQVKVSIKGMVPKTYAAKIAFNGNTNYDNSTKSVKVTVKKATPKITAKAKTFKTTTKTKKYTISLKDNKGKAIMNAKVTLKVKGKTYAAKTNSKGKATFKITKLNKKGTFKATITYNGNKYYNKVSKKAKITVKIVFKTVSKGSKDSAMVKKIQRALKNNGYYLTYQGHYLKVDGIYGDCTVRSVKEFQKDYGLKVTGKVDENTAKKLGII, from the coding sequence ATGTACTACAAAAATAAGTTTTTCATCATAGGTCTACTATTATTTGTAGCTTTATTGGCGATTTCAGCGGTAAGTGCCGTTGAAAATACAACAGATATTGCAACAGTAGATTCGGATATGTCTGGAAATGAAATACAATCATATTCAAATGATGATGCAGTAAAACAAGTAAATGAAAAAGAAATAATCGGCAAAATTGATAATGGAACATTTAGTGATTTACAAACAAAAATCGATGCTGTGGGTGTTGGAGGTGTGGTAAATCTTGAAAATAATTATGCTTATGATGATTCATTTTCAAATAATGGAATAACCATAACAAATCCAATAACTATTAACGGTAACGGTTTTACAATAAATGGTATGGGACAATCCAGGATATTCAATATAACTTCTTTGAATAATGTTATTTTAAATAATATCACATTTATGAACGGAAATTCAAACCTCGGTGGAGCAATAATATTGAACGGAGATGTTTCAGGCATTGGGATTGATAACTGTAAATTTATAAACAACACTGCTACACAGAATGGTGGTGCAATATATGCCAAAGGTGCATTCATTAATAGCACTGTCAAAAATTCTGAATTTGCATCAAATATTGCCGCTAAAAATGGTGGTGCAATTTATTTTTTAATCAATTCCAGTGGAAATCTGTTTGAAAATATAGCTTTTTCCAATAATAGAGCAAATGGAGCAGATGGTGGAGCAATCAATTTCCATGCACAATTAACAAAAACAACTTTCAATAATCTCACATTTTTAAATAATCATGCTGCAAATGGTGGGGGAGCTATAAACACTGATCATAATGTTAATGACAATAATTCATATGCAAATTCCACTTTCATCAACAACAGGGCTAAAAACGGTGGAGCATTTAACGGTTATGGATATTCTAACTACAACTCCTTTGAAACATGTGTGTTTATTAATAACTCCGCTTCTAATCATGGTGGTGCAATATACTATTCCAGAAATATAGAGCGAAATACATTAAACAATTGTGTATTTGTCAACAACTCTGCTAAAGCAAATGGTGGAGCATTATACAGTTATAGAAATTCCAATTACAATAAATACAATAATACTGTATTTATAGGTAATGTTGCTACCAATAATGGTGGTGCAATATACAATAGAGGCTATTCAGATTCTGAAACCTATAACAAATGTGTTTTCATCAATAATTCTGCACTTTCTGTCGATGGTGGATGCATAAATGTTTATGCGAATTTGGCAGGTGTTGTTTTTGACAATGTCTTATTTATAAACAATAGTGCTGCAGGCAATGGTGGTGCAATAAATGTGGATGATGATGCAAAATATGTCATTTTCTTTGAAACTGCTTTTATAAACAATACTGCAGGTAAAAATGGTGGTGCATTATCTTTTGATAATTCAAAAAGGAACATGCTGGAAAATACATTTTTCATTCAAAATCAGGCAGACATTGAGGGTAGTGCAATTCACATTTCCAAAAATATGTCGGAAGATAAGGTTATCAGATCTTATTTCATCAATAACAGTGCATATGGTGCTGTAATCGATGTTAACGGTACAATCAATTCCAATTTTGAAGCAATATTTGTTAATAATACTGGAAATGCAGTAATAAGATTGAATTTTGCAAATGATACAAATATAAGCGATGGTGTTTTCTTAGGAAATATTGTTGAATCAACAATTGCAATCAATTCATCAAATAATACAAACGTGAATAACAATGTTTTCTTAAATAATGAAAGTACATATGAAATCATGGCGGGTAAAGGACTCAATGCCGATTATAATTGGTTTGGAAATAATGCAACCAATTATGATGCACAACCTAATATAAAGGGTGATGTGGATTATGATACCTGGCTGTTTTTAAACGCAACAGCAAGTCCTAATAATATCACTGTTTTTGATACCTCAAATGTTGTATTCCTTTTGTATAATTATAATTCAACTTCAGGCGAGATATATGAACATTATCTTTTGGGTTCTGTTGAGTTAACAATTACTGCAACAAATGGGGATGTTAACGATACTTTTGCTTCTTTGGGAGAGGCTATTGAATTTGATTCAACCACCAGTGGAATTGCTGGTGTAACCGCTTCAATGGGTGGCGCCAAACACACAATTAACCTCATGGTTAAAAAGCTTCCTACTCAATTGACAGCAAATCCGGTAACTGCAATTTTCAATGTTAATAAAAATATGCTCATTACTTTAACGGATATTAATGGCAATGCGATTAGTGGTGCTCAAATAACAGTCAACTTGAATGGCGCTAAAAAATACACTACTGATAAAAATGGTCAGGTTAAAGTATCTATTAAGGGAATGGTTCCTAAAACATATGCTGCTAAAATAGCATTCAACGGCAACACCAATTATGACAACTCAACTAAAAGCGTCAAGGTCACAGTCAAAAAGGCAACTCCTAAAATAACTGCCAAGGCAAAAACCTTTAAGACAACTACAAAAACCAAAAAGTACACAATTTCCTTAAAGGATAATAAGGGCAAAGCAATCATGAATGCAAAAGTCACCTTGAAAGTAAAAGGTAAAACATATGCTGCAAAAACCAATTCTAAAGGAAAAGCAACATTCAAGATCACCAAGCTGAACAAAAAAGGAACATTCAAAGCAACTATAACTTATAATGGAAACAAATACTACAATAAGGTATCCAAAAAGGCAAAAATAACTGTCAAAATTGTTTTTAAAACTGTTTCTAAAGGAAGCAAAGACTCAGCAATGGTTAAAAAAATCCAAAGGGCTTTGAAAAACAATGGCTACTATCTCACATACCAAGGCCATTACTTGAAAGTTGATGGAATCTATGGAGATTGCACTGTCAGATCCGTCAAAGAGTTCCAAAAAGACTATGGACTTAAGGTAACTGGTAAAGTAGATGAAAATACAGCTAAAAAACTTGGCATAATTTAA